A single Lancefieldella parvula DSM 20469 DNA region contains:
- a CDS encoding CobW family GTP-binding protein, giving the protein MSEPKQVKIVLLTGYLGAGKTTILNHILSNTEGIHAAVIVNDIGEINVDAGLIKDGGYAKEGDVIPLTNGCLCCTLSNDLALQLGDLADTEEFDYIIIEASGICEPIPITYNISAFCNQSQHATNHSHLNLDNIVAVVDCARMFEEFHNGADLLDPDIEEDDIENLLIQQIEFCSTLVLNKTDLVTPEQLHELRALVRGLQKDAVIVEAVNGDIPMSELINTGRFDFDKAYASAAWMNAMEHPEEHEDPEVLEYEITTFVYRRRQPFDLDKLNQFVASWPKNIIRVKGSIWVSQDPEMSYVFEQAGNQVQFYENGMFYASLPEDERENLLDEKPELRAEWDDELGDRQTKLCFIGRHMNHEEIEAGLDACLTEYVSDEFDY; this is encoded by the coding sequence ATGTCTGAACCAAAGCAGGTGAAAATTGTGCTGCTTACCGGCTATTTAGGCGCAGGTAAGACCACTATTTTGAACCATATTCTTTCTAACACTGAAGGTATTCACGCAGCAGTTATCGTCAATGATATTGGTGAAATTAACGTTGATGCTGGTCTTATTAAAGACGGCGGCTACGCTAAAGAAGGCGATGTTATACCTCTAACTAATGGTTGTCTCTGCTGCACGCTTTCTAATGACTTGGCACTTCAATTGGGTGATTTGGCAGATACCGAAGAGTTTGATTACATCATTATTGAGGCTTCAGGCATCTGCGAGCCAATCCCCATTACCTATAATATTTCTGCATTCTGCAATCAGAGTCAGCATGCAACTAACCACTCTCATCTCAATCTAGATAACATTGTTGCAGTTGTTGATTGCGCTCGCATGTTTGAGGAATTCCACAACGGCGCCGATCTTCTCGACCCAGATATTGAAGAGGATGACATCGAGAACCTGCTTATTCAGCAGATTGAGTTCTGCTCAACGCTGGTACTGAACAAGACCGATCTAGTTACTCCTGAGCAACTTCACGAGCTCAGGGCGCTTGTACGTGGTCTGCAGAAAGACGCTGTTATTGTTGAGGCAGTCAACGGTGACATTCCTATGAGTGAGCTTATCAATACTGGCCGTTTTGACTTTGACAAAGCATATGCTTCTGCTGCTTGGATGAATGCAATGGAGCATCCTGAGGAGCACGAAGATCCAGAGGTTTTGGAGTATGAGATTACCACCTTTGTGTATCGCCGCCGCCAGCCGTTTGACCTGGATAAACTCAATCAGTTTGTGGCTAGCTGGCCAAAGAACATTATCCGCGTCAAGGGCAGCATCTGGGTTTCGCAAGACCCAGAGATGAGCTACGTATTTGAGCAGGCAGGCAATCAGGTTCAGTTCTATGAGAATGGAATGTTCTATGCTTCGCTGCCAGAGGATGAGCGAGAAAACCTTCTTGACGAGAAACCCGAGCTACGCGCAGAATGGGATGATGAACTGGGTGATCGTCAAACAAAACTGTGCTTCATTGGTCGTCATATGAATCATGAAGAAATTGAAGCCGGTCTGGATGCATGTCTTACTGAGTATGTGTCTGACGAGTTTGACTACTAG
- a CDS encoding SIR2 family NAD-dependent protein deacylase encodes MTKIEQLKDWIQSSDNIVFFGGAGVSTESGIPDFRGTNGLYRQGGIKIENMTIGLGQDGYDMGKETCDLGNGITVDPDNEESFAYSKAPDFTLEEIFSLDVFLDYPAAYYTYFRNSHHLGEAQPNIAHKWLAALEAEGKLRAVVTQNIDGLHQAAGSKRVFELHGNETRFYCPECGHVYTLDQIEEQSSVVPLCQCGAVIRPDIVFYGEGLNMDTVYGALNAISQAEVLIVAGSSLVVQPAVGLLDYYEGNKMVIINDQPTPYDGRANLVIRDRIGAVIEHLL; translated from the coding sequence ATGACCAAGATTGAACAGCTTAAAGATTGGATTCAGTCGTCAGATAACATTGTTTTCTTTGGCGGTGCTGGCGTATCAACAGAAAGTGGTATTCCAGATTTTAGAGGTACTAACGGCCTGTATCGACAGGGCGGTATCAAGATAGAGAATATGACCATTGGACTGGGGCAAGATGGTTATGATATGGGAAAAGAAACTTGCGACCTGGGAAATGGAATAACGGTAGACCCAGACAATGAGGAATCTTTTGCTTATAGTAAGGCACCGGATTTTACACTTGAAGAGATCTTCTCGCTTGATGTGTTTCTAGATTATCCTGCAGCGTATTATACGTATTTTAGAAACTCTCATCATTTAGGAGAGGCTCAACCAAACATTGCTCATAAGTGGCTGGCAGCCTTGGAAGCAGAGGGAAAGTTGCGCGCGGTGGTGACGCAAAACATCGACGGATTGCATCAAGCTGCTGGTAGTAAGCGTGTGTTTGAGCTCCATGGCAACGAGACACGTTTTTATTGTCCCGAATGCGGTCATGTCTATACGCTTGATCAGATTGAAGAGCAGTCGTCTGTGGTGCCGCTCTGTCAATGTGGCGCAGTTATTAGGCCTGATATTGTCTTTTACGGAGAAGGCCTCAATATGGATACCGTTTATGGGGCTTTAAACGCTATCTCACAAGCGGAAGTCCTTATTGTTGCAGGAAGTTCACTGGTGGTGCAACCTGCCGTCGGTCTTCTCGACTACTACGAGGGCAACAAGATGGTCATTATCAACGACCAACCCACGCCGTACGACGGCCGAGCCAATCTGGTGATTAGAGACAGAATAGGTGCCGTCATAGAACATCTCCTGTAG
- a CDS encoding putative manganese-dependent inorganic diphosphatase, protein MAEAIRKVNIIGHLNPDTDSICAAISYAYLKNQIDNPIYEARRAGSLNRETAFVLNHFGFEEPQLITTVTPQIKDAEIQTQPKVDAEMSLYSAWQLMQNVKLDTLCVTDEEEELTGLIAVKDIANANMSLSEPNLLSKAKTSYANIVSTLGGTMVLGDPQGVVKQGNIRVGTSASALSEIVDAGDIIVVAGNHENQTIAVEHGASCLIVSCDAPIAQDVIDLAKKRDCAIISTPRDTFEVARLLIMSMPVREKMLTDDILKFSVNTAIDDARKAMTNSRHRFFPVINENGTFAGLISGPGLLNPRKKHVILVDHNERTQAVDGLEQAEIMEIVDHHRIGSIETSNPITFRNVPVGCTCTIIYGLYHEYGIDIPKNIAGLMLSAILSDTLAFRSPTCTERDIVAGKKLAEICGEDIDSYSEQMFDAGADLTGRTAEEVFHGDYKVFSRGGVKFGVGQGSFMTETSRKAAEELVGPFLETAAKSEELPMVFYMFTDVKSQVTEMLFYGANAANVIERAFNVKVDGNIAVLPGVVSRKKQVVPSLMATLQTLAEEAAN, encoded by the coding sequence ATGGCAGAAGCAATTCGTAAAGTAAATATCATTGGCCATTTGAACCCAGATACAGACAGCATTTGTGCTGCAATTTCTTATGCGTATCTCAAAAATCAGATTGACAATCCTATCTATGAAGCTCGTCGTGCTGGTTCTCTTAATCGTGAGACCGCTTTTGTCTTGAATCACTTTGGCTTTGAAGAGCCACAACTTATTACTACCGTTACTCCTCAGATTAAAGATGCAGAGATTCAGACTCAGCCAAAAGTTGATGCTGAGATGAGTCTCTATTCCGCTTGGCAGCTTATGCAAAACGTCAAGCTTGATACGCTCTGCGTTACTGATGAAGAAGAAGAACTTACTGGTCTGATTGCAGTTAAAGACATTGCAAATGCAAACATGAGCCTTTCCGAGCCAAACTTACTTTCCAAGGCAAAGACAAGCTATGCAAACATTGTTTCAACGCTTGGTGGAACCATGGTTCTTGGTGATCCCCAGGGCGTTGTTAAGCAGGGTAACATTCGCGTTGGTACTAGTGCTTCAGCCCTTTCAGAGATTGTTGACGCTGGCGATATCATTGTTGTTGCTGGCAATCATGAAAATCAAACCATCGCAGTTGAGCACGGTGCTTCCTGCCTTATTGTCTCTTGCGATGCTCCAATTGCTCAAGACGTCATTGACCTAGCTAAAAAGCGTGATTGCGCTATTATCAGCACTCCTCGTGATACCTTTGAGGTAGCTCGTCTACTCATCATGTCTATGCCTGTACGCGAGAAGATGCTCACCGATGACATTCTCAAGTTCAGCGTTAACACGGCAATTGATGATGCACGCAAAGCTATGACCAACTCGAGACACCGCTTCTTTCCTGTTATCAATGAAAACGGTACCTTTGCTGGCCTAATCAGCGGTCCTGGTCTTTTAAATCCTCGCAAGAAGCATGTCATTCTTGTTGACCACAACGAGCGCACTCAAGCTGTCGATGGTCTTGAGCAGGCCGAAATTATGGAGATTGTTGATCACCACCGCATTGGCTCCATTGAGACTTCTAATCCAATTACCTTTAGAAATGTTCCTGTTGGCTGCACCTGTACCATCATCTATGGTCTCTACCATGAATACGGTATTGATATTCCTAAAAACATTGCTGGTCTTATGCTCTCTGCAATTCTTTCTGACACCCTTGCATTCCGCTCCCCTACATGCACCGAGCGCGATATTGTTGCAGGTAAGAAACTAGCGGAAATCTGTGGAGAAGACATTGACTCCTACTCTGAGCAGATGTTTGATGCTGGTGCAGACCTTACTGGCCGTACCGCAGAGGAAGTCTTCCATGGTGACTACAAGGTATTCAGCCGTGGCGGCGTAAAGTTTGGTGTTGGTCAAGGTTCCTTCATGACCGAGACTAGCCGTAAGGCTGCAGAGGAACTTGTTGGACCATTTTTGGAAACCGCCGCTAAATCAGAAGAACTTCCAATGGTCTTCTATATGTTCACCGACGTTAAGAGCCAGGTCACCGAGATGCTCTTCTATGGTGCTAATGCTGCTAATGTCATCGAGAGAGCTTTTAACGTAAAGGTTGACGGCAACATTGCTGTTCTTCCTGGTGTTGTTAGCCGTAAGAAGCAGGTTGTTCCATCACTGATGGCAACACTTCAAACGCTTGCCGAGGAAGCCGCCAACTAA
- a CDS encoding MORN repeat-containing protein, whose translation MSSPTRFSAKKRNARHTNKEADTLEPSSEAREVASVETQQVPTEKADATGSPVVFLQTVSEQLSSAFKLFAQRKPVEDSKSKVVPEKKKSEKTSLSSRKNTRVEMHHRVQADPEPEERHSRPVSAGRKKLELISVVAILLLAVLSIVLVNRPSTKTLVFGNNQVTYTGTTIQGKMNGQGKMTFENGDTYEGEFVDGYFQGQGTYTSKDGWTYEGQFVKGQADGQGKLTTQDNIVYEGTFKQGIYQSAN comes from the coding sequence GTGAGTTCTCCTACGCGTTTTTCTGCTAAAAAAAGAAACGCTCGCCATACAAATAAAGAGGCGGATACTCTCGAGCCTTCTTCTGAGGCAAGGGAAGTTGCATCTGTAGAAACACAGCAAGTTCCCACAGAGAAGGCTGATGCTACTGGAAGCCCAGTAGTTTTTCTGCAGACTGTATCTGAGCAACTTTCATCAGCTTTTAAGTTATTTGCTCAGCGTAAGCCTGTAGAAGACTCAAAGTCTAAGGTTGTACCAGAAAAAAAGAAGAGCGAGAAAACATCTCTGTCTTCACGTAAAAACACTCGTGTGGAGATGCACCATCGCGTTCAAGCAGATCCTGAGCCAGAAGAGCGTCATTCTCGCCCCGTGAGTGCGGGTAGGAAAAAGCTCGAGTTGATAAGCGTTGTTGCAATTTTGCTACTTGCGGTGCTCTCGATTGTATTGGTTAACCGACCAAGTACAAAAACGCTGGTATTTGGCAATAATCAGGTTACTTATACCGGCACTACCATTCAGGGAAAGATGAATGGCCAAGGCAAGATGACCTTTGAAAATGGCGATACTTACGAGGGAGAATTTGTTGACGGGTATTTCCAAGGTCAGGGAACGTATACCTCAAAAGACGGCTGGACGTACGAAGGTCAATTTGTAAAAGGCCAGGCAGATGGCCAAGGAAAGCTCACTACGCAAGATAATATTGTGTACGAAGGAACTTTTAAGCAAGGGATTTATCAAAGTGCGAATTAA
- a CDS encoding acyltransferase family protein: protein MRIKWFSLVRITGLVLVLIYHFFKEALPGGFIGVDVFFTFSGYLITALLIDEFARFRSIDVIGFLRRRFYRIVPPLVFMVLVCTPFLLLVRAEFIAGIKYQIAAALGFVTNYFEIVLGNSYENQFAPHVYLHTWSLAVEMHFYVLWGLCAWLLACLSKTIRSYKVKIAGASLVLLVVTYLAMATSAPSSTNLSIQYFSTQTHVFPFFIGALLSCVAGIAQTGALFDQLEQKLSTQLTLVGLVVSLGVLVCLSVFMHFDNLFTYTFGFLFASLASAAMIFFARMLHQKTDGIKEPGIVSFVADTSYSVYLFHWPLYIIFAEKVNPVLAALLTLLLSFVFASCSFYVIEPALAGKSPEFFSHIKLDGHKILRVTGLALIPFAAAVAFIALTAPQLSDFQNDLLLNASLQEQSTMTMTRKHADTSQASNYNVVEGVTYIGDSVSLRARSYLQDALPDAQIDASVSRNVAMGVDLLQSAINNNTLYQNVVVALGTNPVGGTDAVDKIVEMLPRGHRLIFVTPYDGRNTDPNAGANAIRAHELELAQKYDFITIADWAQVAQDNPDIWAGTDYVHFGSDSDSINRGGTLYAQMVKDAVEKANQGHVKP from the coding sequence GTGCGAATTAAATGGTTTTCGCTTGTGCGTATAACAGGACTTGTTTTAGTCCTCATATATCACTTTTTTAAGGAAGCACTTCCAGGTGGCTTCATTGGCGTTGACGTATTCTTTACGTTCTCGGGATATCTCATCACAGCTCTTCTGATTGATGAGTTTGCCCGCTTTAGATCCATTGATGTCATAGGATTTTTACGTAGACGTTTCTACAGAATTGTGCCACCGCTTGTATTTATGGTGCTTGTATGTACGCCATTTCTTTTGCTTGTACGAGCCGAGTTTATTGCCGGCATTAAGTATCAGATTGCCGCAGCTCTTGGCTTTGTAACTAACTATTTTGAGATTGTTTTGGGCAACAGTTATGAGAACCAATTTGCTCCACATGTGTATCTTCATACTTGGAGCCTTGCAGTTGAGATGCACTTTTATGTGTTGTGGGGTCTTTGTGCCTGGCTACTTGCTTGCTTAAGCAAAACAATTAGAAGTTATAAGGTAAAGATTGCCGGAGCTTCTCTGGTGCTTTTGGTTGTTACCTATTTGGCAATGGCTACAAGCGCTCCAAGTTCTACTAATCTTTCTATTCAGTATTTTTCTACGCAAACACACGTGTTCCCTTTCTTTATCGGCGCGCTTTTATCGTGCGTTGCAGGAATTGCTCAGACGGGCGCACTTTTTGACCAGCTTGAGCAGAAACTTTCTACTCAGCTGACGCTTGTGGGTCTTGTGGTAAGCCTTGGTGTTCTTGTTTGCTTGAGTGTCTTTATGCACTTTGACAATCTCTTTACGTACACCTTTGGTTTTCTTTTTGCCTCGCTTGCATCTGCAGCAATGATTTTCTTTGCACGCATGCTGCATCAAAAAACTGACGGTATTAAAGAACCTGGCATTGTTTCCTTTGTGGCAGATACCAGCTACAGTGTGTATCTGTTCCACTGGCCTTTGTACATTATTTTTGCCGAGAAGGTCAATCCTGTTCTGGCCGCACTTTTAACCTTGTTGCTTTCGTTTGTGTTTGCAAGCTGCTCGTTCTATGTAATTGAGCCAGCGTTGGCGGGAAAGTCTCCAGAGTTTTTCTCGCATATTAAGCTTGACGGTCATAAGATTTTGCGAGTCACTGGGCTTGCGCTCATTCCGTTTGCGGCAGCAGTTGCTTTTATTGCGCTTACCGCTCCGCAACTGAGCGATTTCCAGAATGATTTGCTGCTCAACGCCTCATTGCAGGAGCAGAGTACTATGACCATGACTCGTAAGCATGCGGATACCTCACAGGCAAGTAATTACAACGTTGTCGAGGGCGTCACTTATATTGGCGATTCTGTTTCGCTTCGTGCTCGTTCTTACCTACAGGACGCTTTGCCCGATGCGCAAATTGACGCTTCGGTTAGTAGAAATGTAGCAATGGGCGTAGATTTGCTGCAGTCGGCAATCAATAACAATACGCTTTACCAGAATGTTGTTGTAGCTTTGGGTACCAACCCTGTTGGTGGTACTGACGCGGTTGACAAGATTGTAGAAATGTTGCCACGTGGTCATCGTTTGATCTTTGTGACTCCGTACGACGGCAGAAATACTGATCCTAATGCTGGTGCAAATGCTATTCGTGCACATGAGCTTGAGCTTGCTCAGAAGTATGACTTCATTACCATTGCAGATTGGGCTCAGGTTGCTCAGGATAATCCTGATATTTGGGCAGGTACTGACTACGTACACTTTGGCTCGGATTCAGATTCCATTAATCGTG